Proteins found in one Labrenzia sp. VG12 genomic segment:
- a CDS encoding RidA family protein, with translation MPVSRRNFEQLGLPVGPYAHAVVHGDTLYTSGFTAFGTNAQTLDARAQTAAVLDQLEVIAQEHERTLRDLVKVTVFVCDPADIPGIRTALAERYGDAVPASSLVMVSGLFAPELRVEIEAVIAMP, from the coding sequence ATGCCTGTCTCCAGACGGAACTTCGAACAGCTTGGCCTGCCGGTCGGGCCCTATGCCCATGCCGTCGTCCATGGCGATACACTCTATACGTCAGGCTTTACCGCCTTTGGCACGAACGCCCAGACCCTTGACGCCAGGGCCCAGACTGCGGCCGTGCTCGATCAGCTTGAGGTCATTGCCCAAGAGCACGAGCGCACCTTGCGCGATCTGGTCAAGGTCACCGTTTTTGTCTGCGATCCCGCCGACATTCCCGGCATCCGGACCGCACTGGCTGAGCGCTATGGTGACGCCGTTCCCGCCAGTTCACTGGTCATGGTTTCCGGCCTGTTCGCGCCAGAGCTCCGTGTCGAAATCGAGGCCGTGATTGCCATGCCCTAA
- a CDS encoding outer membrane protein: MRRILRSHWVLEPLILCAVLFVLISGAYAADLDPYQEPVFQSPAPHSLWAGPYLGFETGISQTATDVKSGGRSKDLSRVDAAFGLFGGYNWEVSRFVLGVEAGATYLGGREKGRHPTLGTVETGAKWSVNAKARAGLPINNFMPYLSLGIAATEHSLKANGTERNSVSIGPVFGGGLEVAVTDEWHLRADYSVTGIIDDTARYGGASVKRTSANHRLMIGVSRSF; this comes from the coding sequence GTGCGGCGCATTCTGCGTAGTCACTGGGTGCTCGAACCGCTTATTCTGTGTGCTGTGCTGTTCGTGCTGATCTCCGGCGCTTATGCGGCGGATCTCGACCCCTACCAGGAGCCGGTATTTCAATCGCCGGCGCCGCATTCGCTTTGGGCCGGGCCCTATCTCGGTTTCGAGACGGGCATTTCCCAGACCGCAACCGACGTCAAGTCCGGCGGGCGCTCGAAAGACCTGTCACGGGTCGACGCGGCGTTCGGCCTGTTCGGCGGCTATAACTGGGAAGTCTCGCGCTTCGTCCTGGGCGTTGAGGCTGGAGCAACCTATCTCGGCGGACGCGAGAAGGGCCGCCATCCGACACTCGGAACCGTGGAAACCGGCGCGAAGTGGTCGGTCAATGCCAAGGCGCGGGCCGGTCTGCCGATCAACAATTTCATGCCGTATCTCAGCCTCGGTATCGCTGCCACCGAGCACAGCCTGAAGGCCAACGGGACGGAAAGGAACTCGGTGTCGATCGGACCGGTTTTCGGCGGCGGCCTGGAAGTGGCCGTGACCGACGAGTGGCATCTCCGGGCGGACTATTCGGTGACGGGTATCATCGACGACACGGCGCGCTATGGCGGTGCCAGCGTCAAGCGGACCTCCGCCAATCACCGGCTGATGATCGGCGTTTCCCGCTCGTTCTGA
- a CDS encoding putative quinol monooxygenase, with the protein MTRYFISAGIELQDGADLRETEAGLRDLALKTQDEPDCHLFEIRQNRKDPRKFTLWESWTDKKALEAHFEMPHTKAFLARNLTKVNYIEELSEIGALEAVDA; encoded by the coding sequence ATGACCCGATATTTCATCAGTGCAGGCATTGAACTTCAGGACGGTGCGGACTTGCGGGAAACCGAAGCCGGACTGCGTGACCTGGCGCTAAAGACGCAGGACGAACCGGACTGCCATCTGTTCGAGATCCGGCAGAACCGGAAAGATCCGCGGAAATTCACCTTGTGGGAAAGCTGGACCGACAAGAAAGCTCTGGAGGCCCATTTTGAAATGCCACACACGAAGGCGTTCCTGGCTCGCAACCTGACCAAGGTCAACTACATCGAGGAACTGTCGGAAATCGGAGCGCTTGAAGCAGTCGATGCCTGA
- a CDS encoding DUF2975 domain-containing protein has protein sequence MAFEQSREVGMTTMEAELRDQRLRRIRGCAGFVKWLLTLSAVALPIMGLGLFLSVLFPTWPSFNGEESIVVGDIERSFLNMSFLQRALLSLLVAISFFLLMNALWSLRMLCARLQNMDFFSANTLKRLVMAGVWLISYAFFDVASDPVAALITTMDYPEAQRIVDVTVDGGEISCLILGALMLVLGWILREAALLAEENRQII, from the coding sequence TTGGCCTTTGAACAGTCTCGTGAGGTGGGTATGACAACCATGGAAGCAGAACTGAGAGACCAACGACTGCGCCGCATTCGGGGGTGCGCCGGCTTTGTAAAATGGCTACTGACCCTGAGCGCCGTTGCCCTGCCGATCATGGGGCTTGGTCTGTTTCTTTCAGTCCTTTTTCCAACCTGGCCTTCCTTCAACGGCGAGGAATCGATTGTTGTCGGAGACATTGAACGCAGCTTTCTGAACATGTCGTTCCTGCAGCGTGCCTTGCTGTCACTGCTGGTCGCCATATCGTTCTTCCTGCTCATGAATGCCTTGTGGAGCCTGCGCATGCTGTGCGCCCGCCTCCAGAACATGGACTTTTTCTCAGCCAATACGCTGAAGCGGCTGGTCATGGCCGGTGTCTGGCTGATTTCCTACGCCTTTTTTGATGTCGCCAGCGACCCCGTCGCGGCCCTCATTACAACAATGGACTATCCGGAGGCCCAAAGGATTGTTGACGTAACGGTCGATGGCGGTGAAATATCCTGCCTGATTCTTGGGGCTCTCATGCTGGTGCTTGGATGGATCCTGCGCGAGGCCGCCCTGCTCGCAGAAGAAAACAGACAAATAATATAG
- a CDS encoding DUF2975 domain-containing protein — MSSLELERHSRLGRIRRLAGIMKWAAAVVIALLVLVGVFLVTALIWPEPFGAGSETIDFGTLERPIGELPPLQRLGLAALTGVAFLLLTGAFWHVRRIFAQFQKTDFFSPLTLSTVFTFGIWLIAFGLLDAANDPISSLLASIDLPEGQRIIETEITGGEIFFVVLGTLMLLFGWILREAAMIADENKQFV, encoded by the coding sequence ATGAGCAGCTTGGAACTGGAACGACACAGCCGACTTGGCAGGATCCGCCGTCTTGCGGGGATCATGAAATGGGCCGCGGCCGTGGTGATCGCGCTCCTGGTGCTCGTGGGCGTTTTCCTGGTGACTGCCCTGATCTGGCCGGAACCTTTTGGAGCGGGATCCGAAACCATCGACTTCGGCACGCTTGAGCGCCCCATTGGCGAGCTGCCCCCGTTGCAACGGCTCGGTCTGGCAGCGCTCACCGGTGTTGCCTTTCTGCTGCTGACGGGGGCGTTCTGGCACGTCCGCCGGATATTTGCGCAGTTTCAAAAGACCGACTTCTTCTCCCCCCTGACGCTATCAACCGTCTTCACCTTCGGCATCTGGCTCATTGCTTTCGGGCTCCTGGATGCCGCCAACGACCCGATCAGTTCCCTGCTGGCGTCCATCGATCTGCCGGAGGGGCAGCGGATCATCGAAACGGAAATCACCGGCGGCGAAATCTTCTTCGTCGTGCTCGGCACCTTGATGTTGCTGTTTGGCTGGATCCTGCGCGAGGCAGCAATGATCGCGGACGAAAACAAGCAGTTCGTTTGA
- a CDS encoding DUF2798 domain-containing protein: MPDQVLKTRLIAALLMSFSLSLLMSCWVTFINLGLTEAFVTQWMKAFQLAWPAAALIAFSLGPAVQKATAFLVQRLP; encoded by the coding sequence ATGCCTGACCAGGTCCTGAAAACCCGGCTGATTGCAGCCCTGTTGATGTCCTTCAGCCTGTCTTTGCTCATGTCCTGCTGGGTGACATTCATCAATCTGGGCCTGACGGAAGCCTTTGTCACTCAGTGGATGAAGGCTTTTCAGCTGGCCTGGCCAGCGGCTGCGCTCATCGCCTTTTCCCTCGGACCTGCTGTCCAGAAGGCAACAGCTTTCCTGGTCCAGCGCCTTCCCTGA
- a CDS encoding ABC transporter substrate-binding protein: MRHLLTATAILAAYAGPVAAETVKLTTLEWPPYVTADASGPSTDAVKSTFEKAGVSAEVQVFPWNRAINLAQKDPAWIGVYPEYYSEASDVEKGGDRCLFSKSFGISPVGFVQRKDSDFTWSSHDDLKAYSIGVVRGYNNEEKFDAMVAAGDIKVEEADDDAQNILKVAGGRAAAGVIDKLVFEHLAQNDPAVGKVAGDLTFNDNLLVEHGLFICFENSDAGRAARDKFNSAL, translated from the coding sequence ATGCGTCATCTCCTTACTGCTACGGCGATACTGGCGGCCTATGCCGGACCGGTTGCGGCTGAAACCGTGAAACTGACAACCCTGGAATGGCCGCCCTATGTGACGGCAGATGCCAGCGGCCCCAGTACCGATGCGGTCAAATCGACTTTCGAAAAGGCGGGTGTTTCGGCGGAAGTACAAGTCTTTCCCTGGAACCGGGCCATCAATCTTGCGCAGAAGGATCCGGCCTGGATCGGCGTCTATCCGGAGTACTACTCCGAGGCCAGCGACGTTGAGAAGGGGGGCGATCGCTGCCTGTTCTCCAAGTCGTTCGGCATAAGCCCCGTGGGTTTTGTCCAGCGCAAGGACTCCGATTTTACCTGGAGCAGTCATGACGATCTGAAGGCTTATTCCATCGGTGTTGTGCGCGGTTACAACAACGAGGAAAAATTTGATGCGATGGTGGCGGCCGGTGACATCAAGGTTGAAGAAGCCGATGATGATGCGCAGAACATCTTGAAGGTTGCAGGCGGCCGCGCGGCCGCCGGCGTGATCGACAAGCTCGTGTTTGAACACCTGGCACAAAATGACCCGGCAGTCGGCAAGGTTGCGGGTGACCTGACCTTCAACGACAACCTTCTGGTTGAGCACGGTCTGTTCATCTGTTTCGAGAACAGCGACGCGGGGCGCGCGGCGCGCGACAAATTCAATTCTGCCCTGTAA
- a CDS encoding ABC transporter substrate-binding protein — protein sequence MRTVLGIVFTAILAVFPAASAEKLKLTTLNWPPYVLEDGSGPNTDTVREIFARGGIDMEHQVFPWNRAIKLAADDPEWIGVYPEYYSEDIDAEKGGDRCLFSESFGVSPVGFLKRRDSDFTWSSHDDLKDYVIGVVRGYVNEDRLDHMIAAGEITAQLAEDDTQNILQVAAQRTDAIVIDRLVFEYLKSKMKVVATVAEDLEFHDKLLVQHGLYVCFENSAAGRAARQVFNSQMPDKDLTAETIDGDQDIRQGSATGG from the coding sequence ATGCGTACGGTTCTTGGGATCGTTTTTACTGCAATCCTTGCAGTTTTTCCGGCTGCTTCGGCGGAAAAACTGAAGCTGACGACGCTCAACTGGCCGCCTTACGTTCTTGAAGACGGATCGGGTCCGAACACGGACACGGTGCGCGAGATCTTTGCCCGTGGCGGCATCGACATGGAACACCAGGTGTTTCCCTGGAACCGGGCCATCAAGCTGGCCGCCGACGATCCTGAGTGGATAGGCGTATACCCGGAATACTATTCAGAGGACATCGACGCGGAAAAGGGCGGCGACAGGTGCCTGTTTTCCGAGTCCTTCGGCGTAAGCCCCGTTGGCTTCCTGAAGCGACGGGACTCGGATTTTACCTGGTCCAGCCATGACGACCTGAAGGACTATGTTATCGGCGTGGTGCGTGGATATGTGAATGAAGACCGTCTGGATCACATGATTGCAGCGGGTGAGATCACCGCCCAGCTTGCGGAGGACGACACTCAGAACATTCTTCAGGTTGCTGCTCAACGGACCGATGCGATCGTCATCGATCGTCTTGTCTTTGAGTATCTGAAGTCAAAAATGAAAGTCGTGGCCACCGTGGCCGAAGATCTCGAGTTTCACGACAAGCTCCTGGTTCAGCATGGGCTCTACGTCTGTTTTGAGAACTCGGCCGCCGGCCGGGCTGCGCGCCAGGTCTTCAACAGCCAGATGCCTGACAAGGACCTGACAGCCGAGACCATCGACGGAGATCAGGACATCCGCCAAGGATCTGCGACCGGCGGCTGA
- a CDS encoding YbfB/YjiJ family MFS transporter, with protein MTTPARSPVALAFGGLLALAAAMGIGRFVYTPILPFMSEGLGLPADDAGLIASANFLGYLAGALLGASRFLPGSPRFWFLSGLAVSALTSCAMAATTALPAFLLIRFISGIASAFVLVFSTSLILERLASSGRAGLSALHFAGVGCGIAFSALLVAALAHLSADWRLLWLASGGVTLFFFLLAAWLVPADNTRKAGSAEAGFQPAASPFSSGSRVRLILAYGLFGFGYVITATFVNAIARATPALQPTEPFVWLTVGLCAAPSIYIWNRIAGRLGTRQAFAMACVLEAGGVALTAVTLQPVLFLLGAGLLGGTFMGITALGLMEARREASDGGAAAIRRMLAVLTASFGLGQMAGPWFAGQLHHATGSFSAASLAAAASLMVAAALVAR; from the coding sequence ATGACGACACCTGCCCGATCCCCGGTCGCGCTCGCCTTTGGCGGTCTTCTGGCCCTTGCAGCAGCCATGGGCATCGGCCGGTTTGTCTATACCCCGATCCTGCCTTTCATGAGCGAGGGCCTGGGCCTGCCGGCAGATGATGCAGGCCTGATCGCCTCGGCGAACTTTCTCGGTTATCTCGCCGGTGCCCTTCTTGGCGCGTCCAGGTTCCTGCCCGGCAGCCCCCGCTTCTGGTTCTTAAGCGGTCTTGCCGTCAGCGCGCTGACCAGTTGCGCCATGGCCGCAACCACCGCCCTGCCCGCCTTTCTCCTGATCCGGTTCATCAGCGGTATCGCCAGCGCCTTTGTGCTCGTGTTTTCAACAAGCCTGATCCTTGAACGCCTCGCATCGTCCGGTCGCGCCGGCCTGTCTGCCCTGCATTTTGCAGGTGTCGGATGCGGTATTGCCTTTTCTGCCCTGCTGGTCGCGGCCCTGGCACACCTGTCAGCCGACTGGCGGCTTCTCTGGCTGGCGAGCGGCGGTGTAACGCTGTTCTTTTTCCTCCTAGCAGCCTGGCTTGTCCCAGCTGACAACACCCGCAAAGCTGGCTCAGCAGAAGCCGGGTTCCAGCCAGCTGCCTCGCCGTTTTCCAGCGGCAGCAGGGTGCGTCTGATCCTGGCTTACGGTCTTTTCGGCTTTGGCTACGTGATCACGGCGACATTCGTGAACGCCATTGCCCGTGCCACGCCCGCCCTCCAGCCAACGGAGCCCTTTGTCTGGCTGACGGTCGGATTATGCGCAGCGCCGTCCATTTACATCTGGAACAGGATTGCGGGGCGTCTTGGCACCCGACAGGCCTTCGCCATGGCCTGCGTGCTGGAGGCCGGCGGTGTGGCGCTGACGGCCGTTACCCTGCAACCCGTGCTGTTCCTGCTCGGCGCAGGCCTGCTCGGAGGCACGTTCATGGGCATCACCGCCCTCGGACTGATGGAAGCGCGGCGCGAAGCGAGCGACGGCGGTGCCGCCGCCATCCGTCGGATGCTCGCCGTGCTGACGGCCAGTTTCGGGCTGGGGCAGATGGCGGGTCCCTGGTTTGCCGGACAACTGCATCACGCCACGGGATCCTTCTCGGCAGCCTCGCTTGCGGCTGCGGCCTCCTTGATGGTCGCCGCAGCCCTCGTTGCCCGGTAA
- a CDS encoding haloacid dehalogenase type II — protein MAHAAFVFDAYGTLFDVHAAVRKHAEKLGPDAQRLSSLWREKQLEYSWVRALMGRYQDFWELTQQGLDTAFALVPSADKSLRDDLLSAYWELDCYPEVPEVLTALKATGAKITILSNGSPAMLEAAAKASGLTELFDEIFSVDELKTFKTDPRTYEMVTTHFRIYPEEVSFQSSNRWDVAGATAFGFRTVWMNRTGMPDEYADLAPKAVLADLTGLAALS, from the coding sequence ATGGCACATGCCGCGTTTGTGTTCGATGCCTATGGCACCTTGTTCGATGTGCATGCCGCCGTCAGAAAACACGCCGAAAAACTTGGCCCGGACGCCCAGAGGCTATCCTCGCTCTGGCGTGAGAAGCAGCTGGAATATTCCTGGGTTCGTGCCCTGATGGGGCGCTATCAGGATTTCTGGGAACTGACGCAGCAGGGTCTCGACACCGCGTTTGCCCTTGTCCCGAGCGCGGACAAGTCGCTGCGCGACGATCTGCTGAGCGCCTACTGGGAACTCGACTGTTACCCGGAAGTTCCGGAAGTCCTGACCGCCCTCAAGGCCACCGGCGCCAAGATCACGATCCTGTCCAATGGCTCCCCGGCCATGCTGGAAGCCGCTGCCAAGGCCTCAGGCCTGACCGAGCTTTTCGACGAGATTTTTTCGGTCGATGAACTGAAGACATTCAAGACCGATCCGCGCACCTACGAAATGGTGACCACCCATTTCCGCATCTATCCGGAAGAGGTCTCTTTCCAGTCATCCAATCGCTGGGACGTTGCAGGGGCCACCGCCTTCGGCTTCCGCACCGTGTGGATGAACCGCACAGGCATGCCGGACGAATATGCCGACCTTGCCCCCAAGGCCGTTCTGGCCGACCTGACCGGACTGGCCGCACTCAGCTGA
- a CDS encoding VOC family protein, translated as MQQRISMTTLVVDDIAEARRFFEDGLGWQVNAAPSPEVVFFQVLGGVFALYGRQALEQEIGRDVTGDRTGAVTLAWNTATADEVDTAFQEALTAGAKPVKHPEKAFWGGYSSYVEIPGGHLLEIAHNPFWTLGPDGSVTLPPPQ; from the coding sequence ATGCAACAGCGAATTTCAATGACCACGCTTGTGGTTGACGACATTGCCGAAGCCCGGCGCTTCTTCGAGGACGGTCTCGGCTGGCAGGTCAATGCCGCCCCTTCCCCGGAAGTCGTGTTTTTCCAGGTGCTCGGCGGTGTGTTTGCCCTTTACGGTCGGCAGGCTCTGGAACAGGAAATCGGCAGGGACGTTACCGGTGACAGAACAGGGGCCGTCACACTTGCCTGGAACACGGCGACGGCGGACGAAGTTGACACGGCATTTCAGGAGGCGCTCACGGCCGGCGCAAAACCCGTCAAACACCCGGAAAAGGCCTTCTGGGGCGGTTATTCCTCCTATGTCGAGATCCCGGGTGGTCATTTGCTGGAGATTGCGCACAATCCCTTCTGGACGCTCGGCCCCGACGGCTCTGTCACTTTGCCGCCTCCCCAATGA
- a CDS encoding branched-chain amino acid aminotransferase, which yields MSGWSDTWTWIDGEWHEGNPPIMGPRTHASWLGSSVFDGARFFEGVLPDIDLHCQRVNDSALALGLKPTMQVGEMAELTREGCAKFKSDQQIYVKPMYWVEGDGPGVIVGDPESTRFCLCLFDAPMAPKDAAMSITLSPFRRPTMECMPVNAKAGCLYPNNARAMVEAKGRGFDNAVVRDMLGNVAELTSANIFMAKEGKVHTPAPNGTFLNGITRQRVIQLLKSAGYDVFERTMDYGEFLEADEIFSTGNYNKVTPVKRIEERDLQPGPIAARARELYWEFSHA from the coding sequence ATGAGCGGATGGAGCGACACCTGGACCTGGATTGACGGGGAATGGCACGAGGGCAATCCGCCGATCATGGGACCGCGCACCCACGCTTCCTGGCTTGGATCGAGCGTCTTTGATGGGGCCCGTTTTTTCGAAGGGGTGCTGCCCGATATCGACCTGCACTGCCAGCGGGTGAATGACAGCGCGCTTGCGCTCGGCTTGAAGCCAACCATGCAGGTTGGTGAAATGGCCGAGCTGACGCGGGAGGGCTGTGCCAAGTTCAAGAGCGACCAGCAGATTTACGTCAAACCCATGTACTGGGTTGAGGGGGACGGTCCTGGCGTGATTGTCGGCGACCCGGAGAGCACCCGTTTCTGCCTGTGTCTGTTCGACGCGCCGATGGCGCCGAAGGACGCGGCGATGAGCATCACGCTGTCACCGTTCCGCCGCCCGACAATGGAATGCATGCCTGTCAACGCCAAGGCGGGCTGTCTCTATCCCAACAATGCCCGGGCGATGGTGGAAGCCAAGGGCCGCGGTTTTGACAATGCCGTGGTGCGTGACATGCTCGGCAATGTCGCGGAACTGACCTCGGCCAATATCTTCATGGCCAAGGAGGGAAAGGTTCATACACCGGCGCCGAACGGCACCTTCCTGAACGGGATCACCCGCCAGCGTGTCATCCAGCTGCTGAAGAGCGCCGGGTATGACGTCTTTGAACGCACCATGGACTATGGCGAATTCCTGGAAGCGGACGAGATCTTCTCCACCGGCAACTATAACAAGGTGACGCCGGTCAAGCGTATCGAGGAGCGTGACCTCCAGCCGGGGCCGATTGCGGCACGGGCGCGCGAACTCTACTGGGAATTCTCGCACGCCTGA
- a CDS encoding superoxide dismutase produces MSFELPDLPYAYDALAPYMSAETLEFHHDKHHQAYVTKGNELLAGSGLEGKSLEEIVKESYGKNAPLFNNAGQHYNHIHFWKWMKKDGGGTSLPGVLASAIDSDLGGYDKFRADFIAAGIGQFGSGWAWLAVKDGKLEIMKTPNGENPLVHGAAPILGCDVWEHSYYIDYRNARPKYLEAFIDNMVNWDYVLEMYEAAK; encoded by the coding sequence ATGTCTTTCGAATTGCCTGACCTGCCGTATGCTTATGACGCGTTGGCACCCTACATGTCTGCCGAAACGCTTGAGTTTCACCACGACAAGCACCATCAGGCCTATGTCACCAAAGGCAACGAGCTGCTCGCCGGCAGTGGCCTGGAAGGCAAGTCTCTGGAAGAGATCGTCAAGGAGAGCTACGGCAAGAACGCGCCGCTGTTCAACAATGCCGGTCAGCACTACAACCACATTCATTTCTGGAAGTGGATGAAGAAGGACGGTGGCGGCACGTCGCTGCCGGGCGTTCTGGCCTCTGCGATCGACAGCGATCTGGGTGGCTACGACAAGTTCCGTGCCGACTTCATTGCCGCCGGTATCGGTCAGTTCGGTTCCGGTTGGGCCTGGCTGGCAGTCAAGGACGGCAAGCTTGAAATCATGAAAACGCCGAACGGAGAAAATCCGCTGGTTCACGGCGCGGCGCCGATCCTCGGCTGCGATGTCTGGGAGCATTCCTACTACATCGACTACCGCAACGCGCGTCCGAAGTATCTGGAAGCTTTCATCGACAACATGGTCAACTGGGACTACGTCCTGGAGATGTACGAAGCCGCAAAATAA
- a CDS encoding cytochrome c codes for MKKAIIVLILFGVIAAGVGWLLSAPTRMSDAEASALKAGDPEKGELVFWAGGCASCHAAKGAEGDALLELGGGLRLDTPFGTFVAPNISASEADGIGAWSLIDFANAMTHGTSPDGQNLYPSFPYTSYARMSGEDLGDLYAFLKTLPAVSGKAADHELGFPFNIRRGLGLWKRMFLDPDPVVSAPVGTAEVDPAVWARGRYLVEGPGHCGECHTPRDFAGGLILGSWLGGAPAPTGEGRIPDITPVDGGFGSWSAADIAYYLESGFTPDYDSVGGEMVHVQENMARLPASDREAIAAYLKAIPAVVPANN; via the coding sequence TTGAAAAAGGCGATCATAGTCCTCATTCTGTTCGGCGTGATCGCCGCCGGTGTCGGCTGGCTCCTCTCTGCACCGACGCGCATGTCCGACGCTGAGGCATCGGCCTTGAAGGCCGGTGATCCTGAGAAGGGTGAGCTGGTGTTCTGGGCAGGGGGCTGCGCCTCCTGCCACGCGGCCAAGGGCGCAGAAGGAGATGCACTTCTGGAGTTGGGCGGTGGGCTTCGGCTGGATACGCCCTTCGGCACCTTCGTGGCCCCGAACATCTCTGCCAGCGAGGCAGATGGTATCGGTGCCTGGTCGCTGATCGATTTTGCCAACGCCATGACCCATGGCACTTCACCGGACGGACAGAACCTCTATCCGTCGTTTCCCTATACGTCCTATGCCAGAATGAGCGGCGAAGACCTTGGCGATCTTTATGCCTTTCTGAAAACCCTGCCGGCCGTCTCGGGCAAGGCCGCCGATCATGAACTCGGTTTTCCCTTCAACATCAGACGTGGTCTCGGTTTGTGGAAGCGCATGTTCCTGGATCCAGATCCGGTCGTATCTGCACCGGTCGGGACCGCCGAAGTCGACCCGGCCGTCTGGGCGCGGGGGCGTTATCTGGTTGAAGGCCCTGGTCATTGCGGAGAATGCCATACGCCGCGTGACTTCGCCGGCGGGCTGATCCTCGGCAGCTGGCTCGGGGGGGCGCCGGCACCCACAGGAGAGGGGCGCATTCCGGACATCACTCCGGTCGACGGTGGTTTTGGCAGCTGGAGCGCAGCCGACATTGCCTATTATCTGGAGAGCGGCTTTACGCCGGATTATGATTCCGTCGGTGGTGAGATGGTGCATGTTCAGGAAAACATGGCGCGGCTGCCGGCAAGCGACCGCGAGGCAATTGCAGCCTATCTGAAGGCCATCCCGGCTGTCGTCCCTGCCAATAACTGA
- a CDS encoding DUF1761 domain-containing protein, with the protein MEFDSVNWIAVIVGAVAAFLFGWLVYSPLLFFKTWAEGSGVELTPDSKPPMGAMLAQILGLLFLATVIGVTATHDALITALLAILSAASLTASNGGFSGKSAAAIAIDAGYIIGAGILMIVAQALI; encoded by the coding sequence ATGGAATTCGACTCTGTAAACTGGATAGCCGTGATCGTGGGGGCCGTTGCCGCATTTTTGTTCGGTTGGCTCGTCTATTCGCCCTTGCTGTTTTTCAAGACCTGGGCAGAAGGCTCCGGTGTGGAATTGACGCCGGACAGCAAGCCGCCGATGGGGGCCATGCTCGCACAAATTCTCGGCCTGCTTTTTCTGGCCACCGTTATCGGGGTCACGGCAACCCACGATGCCCTGATCACTGCCCTTCTCGCCATTCTGAGCGCAGCAAGCCTGACGGCATCAAATGGCGGGTTCAGCGGCAAGTCGGCGGCCGCCATCGCCATTGACGCCGGCTATATCATCGGCGCCGGTATTCTCATGATCGTGGCACAGGCCCTGATTTGA
- a CDS encoding cytochrome c has translation MRIFQKIAVIGLAAGLGVAGFTAQAADDPVAARQAVMASVGAAAGLGGGMMKGEIDYNPAAGKAAIATMNAAAATFGDFFPAGSDQGNTGAAPAIWENADGFSAELAKFAAAASKAMEASGKSGPADLDAFKAAMGPVFGTCKSCHETYRKKN, from the coding sequence ATGCGCATTTTTCAGAAGATTGCAGTGATCGGTTTGGCCGCGGGCCTTGGTGTTGCCGGTTTCACGGCCCAGGCCGCTGATGATCCCGTTGCAGCCCGGCAAGCCGTCATGGCGTCGGTTGGCGCGGCTGCCGGACTTGGCGGCGGCATGATGAAGGGCGAGATCGATTACAATCCTGCAGCCGGCAAGGCTGCCATCGCGACCATGAACGCGGCTGCCGCGACCTTCGGGGACTTCTTCCCGGCCGGCTCCGACCAGGGTAACACAGGTGCTGCCCCGGCGATCTGGGAAAATGCAGACGGTTTCTCTGCCGAACTTGCCAAGTTTGCGGCTGCTGCGAGCAAGGCCATGGAAGCGTCCGGTAAATCCGGTCCTGCCGATCTGGACGCATTCAAAGCCGCCATGGGTCCTGTCTTCGGCACTTGCAAATCCTGTCACGAGACTTACCGTAAGAAGAACTGA
- a CDS encoding GNAT family N-acetyltransferase — translation MTGSPTFSIRQADREEDLETIRSLFRAYVDWLAIDLSYQGFEEELAGLPGKYAPPAGGLFLAKNGAGAVLGCVALRPFGDAGACEMKRLYVLPEGRGRGVGAGLVSAVLEAAETAGYSDMLLDTLPTMTGAIKLYRAAGFEEVGAYYDTPISETVFFRKSLGD, via the coding sequence ATGACCGGCTCGCCGACGTTTTCCATCCGCCAGGCCGACAGGGAGGAGGATCTGGAGACCATCCGGTCCCTGTTCCGGGCCTATGTCGACTGGCTGGCGATCGACCTCAGCTATCAGGGCTTCGAAGAAGAGCTGGCCGGACTGCCAGGCAAATATGCACCGCCGGCGGGCGGGCTGTTTCTGGCCAAGAATGGGGCGGGTGCGGTTCTGGGCTGCGTGGCGCTGCGCCCGTTCGGCGACGCCGGTGCCTGCGAGATGAAGCGGCTTTACGTTCTGCCGGAAGGGCGGGGGCGTGGCGTCGGCGCCGGGCTTGTTTCGGCTGTTCTGGAAGCTGCAGAAACGGCCGGCTACAGCGACATGTTGCTCGACACGCTGCCGACGATGACAGGGGCAATCAAACTCTACAGAGCAGCGGGGTTTGAAGAGGTCGGAGCCTATTACGACACGCCGATCTCTGAGACCGTGTTCTTTAGAAAAAGCTTGGGAGACTGA